From one Triticum urartu cultivar G1812 chromosome 3, Tu2.1, whole genome shotgun sequence genomic stretch:
- the LOC125545058 gene encoding probable E3 ubiquitin-protein ligase RHC1A isoform X1: protein MGPRAVQRTAHCSLDRCHRRATLRRKPRRVYMTAAPDHSPSHITHTLLATPSSAPTARPSAIPPPRRDQRFKMSNRATHWCYACRRPIRLRGQDIICPNCNDGFIQEISETRGALNNYGMFGPRFDDRLDGRFGMMDAMSALMRRRMAEMGSNPVFDPNAAWASTTQGRPSPIGPRLIFGSNMPAQGSDDSGVNVLVRGGRRIGADRPNFSGFLVGGPSLEALFEQLLLQTGNRQGPAPALQSAIDSMPVVRITRRHLSDDPVCPVCTERFEIGSEAREMPCKHLYHASCIIPWLVQHNSCPVCRHPLPPQRGSDNNAARPQPSAHAGEAVSHGVDGAGADPGPVMRNGADEGGSPFSFLWPFGSSSSGPSSYQYGGGGGEPAPAVYNDDPGQITYSEWHYDP, encoded by the exons ATGGGGCCCCGCGCGGTACAGCGAACGGCGCACTGCTCACTCGATCGGTGCCACCGGCGTGCCACGCTTCGCCGCAAACCCCGCCGCGTCTATATGACCGCAGCGCCTGATCACTCCCCGTCACACATCACGCACACACTCCTCGCCACTCCCAGCAGCGCCCCAACCGCCCGCCCCTCCGCCATCCCTCCTCCCCGCCGGGATCAAAG ATTCAAGATGTCAAACAGAGCCACACATTGGTGTTATGCGTGCCGTCGGCCAATTCGTCTTCGTGGACAAGATATAATCTGTCCCAACTGCAATGATGGCTTCATACAAGAGATCAGTGAGACACGAGGCGCTTTGAACAACTACGGTATGTTTGGGCCACGCTTCGATGATCGCCTAGATGGACGATTTGGAATGATGGATGCTATGTCTGCCCTCATGCGTCGCCGGATGGCAGAAATGGGCAGCAATCCTGTGTTTGATCCTAATGCAGCTTGGGCAAGTACTACACAAGGAAGGCCATCCCCTATTGGCCCTAGGCTGATATTCGGCAGCAACATGCCTGCTCAGGGGAGCGACGACAGCGGAGTAAACGTGCTTGTCAGGGGAGGCCGCAGAATCGGCGCTGACCGTCCAAACTTCAGTGGCTTCCTTGTCGGCGGCCCCAGCCTGGAAGCTCTGTTCGAGCAGCTGCTACTGCAGACCGGCAACCGTCAAGGACCAGCGCCGGCTCTACAGTCCGCGATCGACTCCATGCCGGTGGTGAGGATAACCCGCAGGCATCTGAGCGATGATCCAGTCTGCCCAGTCTGCACGGAAAGATTTGAAATTGGCTCGGAGGCGAGGGAGATGCCGTGCAAGCACCTGTACCATGCCAGCTGCATCATCCCCTGGTTGGTTCAGCACAACTCCTGCCCAGTTTGCCGCCACCCGCTGCCGCCGCAGCGAGGATCGGACAACAATGCAGCCCGTCCACAACCTTCGGCCCACGCCGGCGAAGCCGTGAGCCATGGGGTTGACGGTGCCGGAGCGGACCCTGGGCCTGTCATGAGGAACGGCGCCGACGAAGGAGGGAGCCCTTTCTCGTTCCTCTGGCCGTTCGGGTCGTCGAGCTCCGGTCCCAGTTCTTACCAGTACGGAGGAGGCGGGGGTGAGCCTGCGCCTGCGGTTTACAACGACGACCCTGGGCAGATAACCTACTCTGAGTGGCACTATGATCCGTGA
- the LOC125548732 gene encoding basic leucine zipper 23-like, whose protein sequence is MDDGLYLPIPSHLLFPYPEISHGFDDEFLACTHTHTCNVPSWPAAAHSHTCLHAHTQVIASGEDHAEHDQLRNLRKPLGNREAVRKYRQKKKAHAAFLEEEVKKLRAANQQLLRRLQGHAALEAEVARLTGLLLDVRGKIDGAEIGGRPFQERCSFGSVVGTAAEPTAPCFDSGSAEVPAAWETCEIDGGGIVSGELGVPEVVDAVASFVNSPA, encoded by the coding sequence ATGGACGACGGACTATACCTTCCGATCCCCAGCCACCTTCTGTTTCCATATCCTGAGATCTCCCACGGCTTCGATGATGAGTTCCTAGCGTGTACTCACACACACACCTGCAACGttccatcatggccggccgcGGCGCACTCCCACACGTGCCTGCACGCGCACACCCAAGTCATAGCTTCCGGCGAAGATCACGCGGAGCATGACCAGCTGAGGAATCTCCGGAAGCCTCTGGGGAACCGTGAGGCCGTGCGCAAGTACCGGCAGAAGAAGAAAGCCCACGCAGCCTTCCTCGAGGAGGAGGTCAAGAAGCTCCGCGCCGCCAACCAGCAGCTCCTGAGGCGGCTGCAGGGCCACGCGGCGCTGGAGGCCGAGGTGGCGAGGCTGACGGGCCTCCTGCTCGATGTCCGAGGCAAGATCGATGGGGCTGAGATCGGCGGCCGGCCGTTCCAGGAGCGGTGCAGCTTCGGCTCTGTCGTCGGCACTGCTGCAGAACCGACAGCACCATGCTTTGATTCTGGCAGTGCTGAGGTACCAGCGGCCTGGGAGACTTGCGAGATCGATGGCGGTGGCATCGTTTCGGGAGAACTTGGTGTTCCTGAAGTGGTGGATGCTGTTGCCAGCTTCGTGAACTCTCCTGCATAA
- the LOC125545059 gene encoding uncharacterized protein LOC125545059 has product MAAEARAEGSGPPAPPPLPVPEKRPAPADGREEERPGTKRRRASVAALDGVPCAAAKGGDGEADGNRDGGSSFSFQHARGGFVALETTPKFGSFNPPVAAEQEALDPEDSPVAKEEEDTATASDTGAEDGKDGSSQSVAAVGDQGRRHPGRQTESER; this is encoded by the coding sequence ATGGCGGCGGAGGCCCGGGCCGAGGGCTCCGGGCCGCCCGCGCCCCCTCCGCTGCCCGTCCCCGAGAAGCGCCCGGCCCCGGCGGACGGCCGGGAAGAGGAGCGGCCCGGGACGAAGCGGCGCCGCGCGAGCGTCGCGGCGCTCGACGGCGTGCCCTGCGccgcggccaagggtggggatgGCGAGGCGGACGGGAACCGTGACGGCGGCTCGTCCTTCTCCTTCCAGCACGCGCGCGGCGGTTTCGTGGCGCTGGAGACGACGCCCAAGTTCGGGTCGTTCAACCCGCCGGTGGCCGCCGAGCAGGAGGCCCTCGACCCGGAAGATTCCCCGGTtgcgaaggaggaggaggatacGGCCACGGCCTCGGACACCGGAGCTGAGGACGGCAAAGACGGGAGCTCACAGTCAGTGGCGGCGGTGGGCGATCAGGGCCGTCGCCATCCGGGAAGGCAAACTGAATCGGAACGATGA
- the LOC125545057 gene encoding 4-diphosphocytidyl-2-C-methyl-D-erythritol kinase, chloroplastic isoform X2, whose translation MACSAHLLSQSLYQSHRSCPAPSKHLRFQARPAAAASAGVSSSSSTRSRRSPSVRVAASAEQGRKKIEINVFLRITGKRPDGFHDLASLFHVVSLGDTIKFSLSPSKSKDRLSTNVAGVPVDDSNLIIRALDLYRKKTGTDKHFWIHLDKKVPTGAGLGGGSSNAATALWAANQFSGGIASEKDLQEWSGEIGSDIPFFFSRGAAYCTGRGEIVQDIPNLLPENLPMVLIKPPEACATAEVYKRLRLDQTSKADPLALLKEITQNGISQDVCVNDLEPPAFEVLRSLKKLKKRFIASNRGDYSAVFMSGSGSTIVGIGSPDPPAFVYDDDDYKDVFVSEARFLTRDENEWYREPMSSNARFSKEDSLSEAAPVVD comes from the exons ATGGCTTGCTCCGCCCATCTTCTCTCGCAGAGCCTGTACCAGTCCCACCGCTCCTGCCCGGCCCCGTCCAAGCACCTCCGGTTCCAGGCCCGACCCGCGGCGGCGGCTTCCGCCGGCGTCAGCTCCAGCTCCAGCACCAGGAGCCGACGGTCTCCAAGCGTAAGAGTCGCCGCGTCGGCCGAGCAAGGGAGGAAGAAAATCGAG ATTAATGTCTTCTTGAGGATAACCGGGAAGAGACCAGACGGGTTCCATGACCTGGCTTCTCTGTTTCAC GTGGTTAGTTTGGGTGATACTATCAAATTCTCACTGTCGCCAAGTAAGAGCAAAGATCGGCTATCAACCAATGTTGCAGGTGTCCCAGTTGATGATAGTAACCTG ATCATCAGGGCACTTGACCTTTACCGCAAGAAAACTGGCACCGATAAGCACTTTTGG ATACATCTTGATAAGAAGGTCCCAACTGGTGCTGGTCTTGGTGGAGGAAGCAGTAATGCTGCAACTGCACTATGGGCTGCTAACCAGTTTAGTGGTGGCATTGCTTCAGAAAAAGATCTTCAAGAATGGTCTGGTGAGATTGGATCAGATATCCCCTTCTTCTTTTCACGAGGAGCAGCATATTGTACCGGTAGAGGAGAG ATTGTCCAAGATATTCCGAACCTGTTGCCAGAGAATCTGCCAATGGTTCTAATAAAGCCACCTGAAGCATGTGCAACCGCTGAAGTTTACAAG CGACTCCGGTTAGACCAGACTAGTAAAGCTGATCCTCTGGCTTTGCTCAAGGAGATTACGCAAAACGGAATATCACAAGATGTCTGTGTAAATGATCTAG AGCCTCCAGCTTTTGAGGTGTTGCGTTCACTAAAGAAGTTGAAGAAACGATTTATTGCATCCAACCGGGGAGATTACAGCGCTGTTTTTATGTCAGGAAG TGGAAGCACTATAGTTGGAATTGGTTCCCCAGATCCACCTGCGTTTGTGTATGACGATGACGACTACAAGGATGTTTTTGTGTCAG AGGCTCGCTTTCTCACTCGCGACGAGAATGAGTGGTACAGGGAACCAATGTCGTCGAATGCCAGGTTTAGCAAAGAAGATTCACTGTCAGAGGCAGCACCAGTCGTGGACTGA
- the LOC125545057 gene encoding 4-diphosphocytidyl-2-C-methyl-D-erythritol kinase, chloroplastic isoform X1: MACSAHLLSQSLYQSHRSCPAPSKHLRFQARPAAAASAGVSSSSSTRSRRSPSVRVAASAEQGRKKIELTYDAQAKFNQLADQIDQDVGITRLNLFSPCKINVFLRITGKRPDGFHDLASLFHVVSLGDTIKFSLSPSKSKDRLSTNVAGVPVDDSNLIIRALDLYRKKTGTDKHFWIHLDKKVPTGAGLGGGSSNAATALWAANQFSGGIASEKDLQEWSGEIGSDIPFFFSRGAAYCTGRGEIVQDIPNLLPENLPMVLIKPPEACATAEVYKRLRLDQTSKADPLALLKEITQNGISQDVCVNDLEPPAFEVLRSLKKLKKRFIASNRGDYSAVFMSGSGSTIVGIGSPDPPAFVYDDDDYKDVFVSEARFLTRDENEWYREPMSSNARFSKEDSLSEAAPVVD; this comes from the exons ATGGCTTGCTCCGCCCATCTTCTCTCGCAGAGCCTGTACCAGTCCCACCGCTCCTGCCCGGCCCCGTCCAAGCACCTCCGGTTCCAGGCCCGACCCGCGGCGGCGGCTTCCGCCGGCGTCAGCTCCAGCTCCAGCACCAGGAGCCGACGGTCTCCAAGCGTAAGAGTCGCCGCGTCGGCCGAGCAAGGGAGGAAGAAAATCGAG CTTACGTATGACGCACAAGCCAAGTTTAACCAGCTAGCCGACCAGATTGACCAGGATGTCGGGATTACACGGCTCAACCTGTTCTCACCTTGCAAA ATTAATGTCTTCTTGAGGATAACCGGGAAGAGACCAGACGGGTTCCATGACCTGGCTTCTCTGTTTCAC GTGGTTAGTTTGGGTGATACTATCAAATTCTCACTGTCGCCAAGTAAGAGCAAAGATCGGCTATCAACCAATGTTGCAGGTGTCCCAGTTGATGATAGTAACCTG ATCATCAGGGCACTTGACCTTTACCGCAAGAAAACTGGCACCGATAAGCACTTTTGG ATACATCTTGATAAGAAGGTCCCAACTGGTGCTGGTCTTGGTGGAGGAAGCAGTAATGCTGCAACTGCACTATGGGCTGCTAACCAGTTTAGTGGTGGCATTGCTTCAGAAAAAGATCTTCAAGAATGGTCTGGTGAGATTGGATCAGATATCCCCTTCTTCTTTTCACGAGGAGCAGCATATTGTACCGGTAGAGGAGAG ATTGTCCAAGATATTCCGAACCTGTTGCCAGAGAATCTGCCAATGGTTCTAATAAAGCCACCTGAAGCATGTGCAACCGCTGAAGTTTACAAG CGACTCCGGTTAGACCAGACTAGTAAAGCTGATCCTCTGGCTTTGCTCAAGGAGATTACGCAAAACGGAATATCACAAGATGTCTGTGTAAATGATCTAG AGCCTCCAGCTTTTGAGGTGTTGCGTTCACTAAAGAAGTTGAAGAAACGATTTATTGCATCCAACCGGGGAGATTACAGCGCTGTTTTTATGTCAGGAAG TGGAAGCACTATAGTTGGAATTGGTTCCCCAGATCCACCTGCGTTTGTGTATGACGATGACGACTACAAGGATGTTTTTGTGTCAG AGGCTCGCTTTCTCACTCGCGACGAGAATGAGTGGTACAGGGAACCAATGTCGTCGAATGCCAGGTTTAGCAAAGAAGATTCACTGTCAGAGGCAGCACCAGTCGTGGACTGA
- the LOC125545058 gene encoding probable E3 ubiquitin-protein ligase RHC1A isoform X2, whose protein sequence is MSNRATHWCYACRRPIRLRGQDIICPNCNDGFIQEISETRGALNNYGMFGPRFDDRLDGRFGMMDAMSALMRRRMAEMGSNPVFDPNAAWASTTQGRPSPIGPRLIFGSNMPAQGSDDSGVNVLVRGGRRIGADRPNFSGFLVGGPSLEALFEQLLLQTGNRQGPAPALQSAIDSMPVVRITRRHLSDDPVCPVCTERFEIGSEAREMPCKHLYHASCIIPWLVQHNSCPVCRHPLPPQRGSDNNAARPQPSAHAGEAVSHGVDGAGADPGPVMRNGADEGGSPFSFLWPFGSSSSGPSSYQYGGGGGEPAPAVYNDDPGQITYSEWHYDP, encoded by the coding sequence ATGTCAAACAGAGCCACACATTGGTGTTATGCGTGCCGTCGGCCAATTCGTCTTCGTGGACAAGATATAATCTGTCCCAACTGCAATGATGGCTTCATACAAGAGATCAGTGAGACACGAGGCGCTTTGAACAACTACGGTATGTTTGGGCCACGCTTCGATGATCGCCTAGATGGACGATTTGGAATGATGGATGCTATGTCTGCCCTCATGCGTCGCCGGATGGCAGAAATGGGCAGCAATCCTGTGTTTGATCCTAATGCAGCTTGGGCAAGTACTACACAAGGAAGGCCATCCCCTATTGGCCCTAGGCTGATATTCGGCAGCAACATGCCTGCTCAGGGGAGCGACGACAGCGGAGTAAACGTGCTTGTCAGGGGAGGCCGCAGAATCGGCGCTGACCGTCCAAACTTCAGTGGCTTCCTTGTCGGCGGCCCCAGCCTGGAAGCTCTGTTCGAGCAGCTGCTACTGCAGACCGGCAACCGTCAAGGACCAGCGCCGGCTCTACAGTCCGCGATCGACTCCATGCCGGTGGTGAGGATAACCCGCAGGCATCTGAGCGATGATCCAGTCTGCCCAGTCTGCACGGAAAGATTTGAAATTGGCTCGGAGGCGAGGGAGATGCCGTGCAAGCACCTGTACCATGCCAGCTGCATCATCCCCTGGTTGGTTCAGCACAACTCCTGCCCAGTTTGCCGCCACCCGCTGCCGCCGCAGCGAGGATCGGACAACAATGCAGCCCGTCCACAACCTTCGGCCCACGCCGGCGAAGCCGTGAGCCATGGGGTTGACGGTGCCGGAGCGGACCCTGGGCCTGTCATGAGGAACGGCGCCGACGAAGGAGGGAGCCCTTTCTCGTTCCTCTGGCCGTTCGGGTCGTCGAGCTCCGGTCCCAGTTCTTACCAGTACGGAGGAGGCGGGGGTGAGCCTGCGCCTGCGGTTTACAACGACGACCCTGGGCAGATAACCTACTCTGAGTGGCACTATGATCCGTGA